The window AGCCGCGGTCAGAGCACCGGGTCGAGGACCAGCACCGGGATGAGCCGATCGGTCTTCTGCTGGTACTCCGCGTACGGCGGGTACGCCTCCACGGCGCGCGCCCACCACTGCTCGCGCTCCGCACCGGCGACCTCGCGGGCGAGGTACTTCGCGACAGTGGTCCCGTCCTGCACGGTCACCTCGGGGTTGGCACGTACGTTGCCGTACCAGGCCGGGTGCTCCGGCGCCCCGCCCTTGCTCGCGATCATCGCGTATCGGCCGTCGTGCTCGACGCGCATCAGCGGGACCAGCCGCGCCTTACCGGTCTTCGCGCCGGTCACCGTGAACAGCACGATCCGGCGGTCCAAGACGGTCACGCCGTCGGTGGTCCCGGTGCGCAGAATCTGCTCCGTCTGGTCCCGGACCCACTCGGTCGGGCTCCGCTCAGCGTTCGTAGTCATGTAGCAGCCGAACGACGCCGGCCGCTCACCTATTCCCTGTGGCGGAGTTGGCCGGGGGCCGCCTGCGGCTGTTCGACATCGCGCCGGCACGCGATGCAGGGGTGCCCTGACGGCGCGTCAGTTCGGGCTCGACGATTCGCTCCCTGACCTGACGGCCCGTCGTCTGCCGGTCCGCTCGGTTCAGGGTGGCGAGGGTGTCGAGGTCGGCGGGGGTGAACAGGTCGATGAAATGTCGGCGGACGTTCGCTCGTGCTGGGGCGCCGCGTCCTCGATGGCGCGGCGTCCGGCCGGCAGGTCTCACCCCCGACGGCAGTTCCGGTG is drawn from Sporichthyaceae bacterium and contains these coding sequences:
- a CDS encoding nitroreductase family deazaflavin-dependent oxidoreductase encodes the protein MTTNAERSPTEWVRDQTEQILRTGTTDGVTVLDRRIVLFTVTGAKTGKARLVPLMRVEHDGRYAMIASKGGAPEHPAWYGNVRANPEVTVQDGTTVAKYLAREVAGAEREQWWARAVEAYPPYAEYQQKTDRLIPVLVLDPVL